The DNA segment TAGCCTGTAAGTTATCCAAAAGTCATCAATACTTGTGCTAAAACAGTGTCTTCAAAGTGGATCAGTCCTTTGGCTGTTTCCTGTTCCTGCTGAAGATCACAACAGAAAATGTTATTGCTTCACAGCACTCATTTTGCCATTGAAGAATTATTAACTACTTTCTCAACATAAAAAATCTAAGCACGTGTGTATGCAGACTCACgctgaatttttttccattacatAGTGCAGTTTCATGCAGTCTTAGTTGTTTATAACTCATGGCAAAATTAAAGCTGAAATTTAGCAATATGCCAGAGAAAGGTGTGCAAGAAGAGTGAAAAAGTCAATTGTTATCAAAGTAAGCCATTAATCCATGAATACTTACCTTTGTGACCACTCTGTATGTGATAAACGTTTCAATGGCTGTAATGTGGCTTTCAGGATCATCGACTGTAATGAAGAGATCTCTTAATTCTGGCTCATCTTCAAACTTATACTGGTTTATCATTGATGAGGGGGATATTGGCACTGAAGGACTGAATGAGTTTACCTCAGTCAGAGATGTATCCTACAGATAAGACATGAGGACATCCATATCAACAATCTTTGCATACAAACACGTCTCTGACACTAAAATGGCAAGCTTTAAAATAATCTGACAGAACAGATAAAACTCAGagcaaatgaaataattatgTAGTACATAGCAAATCTATTATCCTTTTCAGTATTTGCTTTGGTGAGGATGTAAGAAATGAGATTTATTCTAAAATGGATGAAAGAACAGAATACTACCATTTGAGAAGAATGTTTTGCATACCTAGAAAGAGAACTTACCTATGAATAGTATAATTAGTTATGAACCAAGCACCCATTAATTGTGTAGGGTACTTACcagttttattaaaattgtTAGAAGCCAGTTACTGAGGCGGGCTCAGTATGATGTTTGAATTATCTCTAATTACCTGAACAGGATGGATGAAAAAATGATGATTCAAAAACAATGCAAAATCTAAATCAGAATTTTTACTGGAATTGGATATTTCAGTttgagtttattttaaaataaaatttgaaatggaaaacaatTAAAGGTACataaattaatctttttttttttccttaaggaaaATAGTAAGTAAGGATGCAGTACAAATTTGCTGcttaatttctaaaaaaaaaagtcaaaccaCAGTTTTGCTGAAGTGAAAAACCTCTTTTTGAGGTTTTtcactgaccactgaccactgaccacttCCACACAACTCAATAAGAATATGTCCCCATAGCAGCTGCTTCTGCTAGTGTATTCAATGGCACTCACTCATCTGCTGAGAAATGAAGTGGAAATTGGAAATGGGCCAGaaatctcattttcttccttACATACAAATCTGGGTGAGATCTACTCATCTAGAATCTTGAAGGATACAGTTACcatgaaaataaattgaattcACTAACTTCATAAAAGAGCATAACTAATTAATAAATCATTAGAGATAACAGAGAAATGGGAATAAatcattatattttaaatatcaaaTACTGTATGAGCCTTAATATATGTAatgcaaataattattttcataacAAACTTTAAAATTAACCTATTTTCTAGAAGTTTTCTAAAAAGGTTGTTAGACTACGGTGACTATGAGTGGCAAAGAGTTGCCCTCTCCAGTGCCTTGTAAACTATGGAGGAAAGAGAACAGGGATGTAGTTAAAGAGACAACTGCTCAAATGTTAGGACTGGAATAGTGCAAGTCCACACTAACTGGAGTCACGGCATCATCCCAAGGCTGATCTCACAGGAATGAAGGGAACCCCGCTTTAGTGCTGCTGAACTGTGTCAGAGTTGCTTTTTATCCTTTGAATTCAACTGGATCAAAACTTTCTCTGGAAAGAAACACCTtatcttgttctttttctttggatttATCAATGTACTCCCACAAATATGGAAGAGACTTTTATACCAGGAATTATGCCCAGAAAGTGCTTCTGTACTAGTTCTCCTCCCATCACTTACATGCAGTTCTTTGAACAGGGAGACAAAAGCAACACAGGAGACTGAAGACAACACTTTAAATATTACACAGCGGCTTCCTTGTATGCCTGTCAGtcattttactttttctcaGTGTGTTTCTACAGGAGTTCTGTACAGCCAGCACTATTCTGAGTCGTGCAGaagaagcagagctgctcccagagcctgctAGCACTGGCTGCCCGTAGTCTAGATGAAGAATGAGGACTGCTAGCTCAGAGCAGCCCATGCAATTCAAAGTGCTGAGGCAATGGGAAATTTctagggaaagaaaaatggatGTGAGCATGTAAAGGACTTGAATGGCCATATAATTTGAGGAATAATGACTCTGCAGAGCCTAAATTGGATCAAGGTAAATGTGTTtcatattttctcattttacaTGGAGCATTAATGTCTTAatgtttccttccttcttctaGGTTGCTACTAAAAATTGCTCTATTCATGCAGGTGTCTGAAAGTATATGTTCATGTGGAAGGGCTTATGAATATGTAgtttgagaaacaaaatatgggcaataaaaacccacagaataagcaagtctttttttttttttagtagaacTCTAGTATTCACATGCACATGGATGAATACATGTGACTTTTAAAGAAGCATCTGTCTTTTATCCTCATGATAGTTCAGGTTTACTTCCAGTAATTCCTGAAGTTCATGTGACCTAAGCCTGATGTCATCACAGAAACACAGTTAAAAACCCATGATAATTTTCTATACAGCTGTAATTTTGTGGTTGGAACTATGTTTTTGTGTGCATACTGATGATGGCAGGAGTTCTGTAGCACAGGAAAAACAGACAGCTCTTGGGTTGTGTAACCTTCTTGCTCCTCATCCATGCAAAGAACATCAAGACCCTGTCCCAGGAAATGATGTCCTTTGCCACACTTCCCCCATCCTCACCTACCTGCAGTGCCCCTTCTCTTTCCTAGCCCCTTCACTcctgacagagcagctggcagagctgtgagtgCCAGTCCACACACAGGTTCATGCCTTTTGATTTACTGGCTAAGAGACCAAAGCAAGGGAAAATCAATGAGCTCCTCACAGCATGAGGGCCTTTTTCTGTGTCTCCTTTCTCTAACACTTGCAGACTGAGATAGTTACCCTATCTCAGTCTCACATTTGACTGCAACTAGTCAGTAACACTCCAAAATACTTAAGGGAAGAAAACACTCCTGCAGCCGGAGCAGCCTCAAAACAGGCTAGGCACAGAGCTGAGACTGCAGCTCTCTGGAGAGGACACTAAGCCTGGGGATTTGTCTAAACAGTGCTCCCTCCCAGAACACAGGTCCTTGCCCCAAGGTCACCTCTGtactccatccatccatccatccatccatccatccatccatccatccatccatccatccatccatccatccctccctccctccctccctccctcccaacAAGGATCCAGAGATTGCAGATCCTGAAGCAAGGATCCAAAAACAGGTCTTGAGATAAAGGACATGGGGCAGAGTATGTCTTACAAGTGAATAGCTTGGTTGTTGGAGCATTCTTCAAAGAGCAAAGAGATTCAGGACTCATTTATAAGTGCATTTTTTTGGCCAAGAAACTATTCTGTCTCAAATCCTTTATGAAGTTGAAGAAAAATCttaaagaaaaattagtttCTATGCAATTCTGAAGTGGCGCATACATGTTTTTGAGAAATATCATTAAGTTTTCTGTAATCATGAAATGTAGACAACCACTGTGAAACAGAGTTTGAAAGCAGAGGTGCTAAAGATTTTAAGTATTAACCAAACTGCTGACAGCTTTGTCAATGCTACATATCAGTTATCAAGGAATGCAAAAGATAACTGAATGGGTATTTGTGATACAGGCAGTACTCTATACTTTGAAGCTTAGGAAGAAAGCAGGATGAAAACATTCCATCTGTCTGACTCACACTCAGCTCCCAGAATTTGTCTCTGCTGAAAAGAATTACAAACTTTTTCAGTGGCAGTGGAAACTAGGATAAAGTGAAACGCATATCACATTGTGAAATGCTTTATCAGAGCTGCTGAAGATGCTGGTCTGTAATATTTGAGATATGTCAGAGGATACCAGGTCAATGGTTTATAACACTATCAGGTTAAACGTCTAtggattttcataaaataaaagcCCAGTGTTTACATTCTGAGTAATAACTCAGGGTATTGAGGTTGACAATTTTTAAGAATCTCATTTTTCACCATTTTGTTAGCTGGCACATTGCACTGCCTAGACTGAGAAAGATGAAGCTGACGAGAGTGGCAGGCAGCGAgctctgcatggctgctgcCATCCCGCTTGGCCTGCAAAGGCTACCCCTTACAGACACTGCATGAGGAACCCCATCAGGACGCAATTTAAAACAAGGCAGTCCTGGAACACTATGTTATGGAAAAATTGGTTTTACAAAACTTAGTTCTAAGCTACATTTAACCTGTCAGATTCCTTTGAATATATGGAACACAAATAAATAGGATGTAAAGCCCAACCAACGTCACAGATTTTCATCAGCTCGAAAGATCAGATCCCAAATTGCACTTGAAAACAAACCACGGATTTCTGGTTGATATATAAAACCATATATAAGTGCAGGTATCCAAGTTTCGGaagaaaaactgtattttcatGTAATATGACAAATTTTCTTGTTTGCAGGAATAACTTATCATGTAGCATGCATTAATAGTAGTTAAGATTTCAtatatgtaaaaaatatttggCATGAATCCAGGCAGAAATTTAAGGATCTCAATATTTGCTATAAAGTAGCAGTAACTTGTATGAACtccacttgtttttattttttattcccaAGGATAATTGCTCTTGATAAGGAATCAGCATAAGCATCAATCCACTGTTGATAAGCAGATACCTTCATGCAGAACTGCCTGAACTTCACTCATAAAAGGAAATGGATGCAAAGTGAGTACAAACaactaaaattatattttagcaCTGCTTTTGCATGCAAGTTCAGGGAATCATTCCTCTTTTTAAGGCAAATCAGGACTGGtgctttccaagaaaatatAATTCAGCTCGACCCTAGTTATGCTTCAGAAAAATACAGGTAACTTGGTGAAATTTAGCCTAACTTCTTGCATGTTACAGACCATTAAATCACCTAAGAGTCCCTTCTGGCCTTAAAAGCCATGAGTTTCAAGAATTCTATTACAGTTTAAATACTAGCAATACATACATAAATTCTATTACAGAGTTTAAATACATAGCTTCTAAGAAGGAAGTCCTTATTCCAATAGTAGTATTCATTCATACCACAACACTGTTTCTCAcctacaaaaatataaaaaccacACATTTACTGCCCATGACAATCTGTCCTACTGAATAGAAATACACTGTCACTTTTTCAAATTGGAACTGTAACTGCTATTTCTCTCCCATGGCACACACCCTGTCACAGCAGTTCACAAGTCTCAGATGGTGAACGACACCCTAGCACCATACACATAGCACCCTAGCTCTCTGCATGCACTAATATTTTAGATGCTGCCTGGATAAGGCAAATAGATCCATAACATGCCCTCTTCTTTAATTACTGAGGGGACAAGAGGTAAGTCTTGTCTTAACCTGTACAAAATCAGTACTAAATGAGAAACAATACACTAAATCCCTTCGTTGGTTTAATTAAAACCAGCACTATCAGCCAGAAGGGCACCCATGTACCTGGCTGTGCGCTGTCTGAAGGCAGACCCTGATACACTGTCAGTTCATTTTATTCCCTTCATCAAAATTCAGGTATTATCTTCTCAAATCTCCCATGTGAAGGTGTGAGATTtcatcttttaaaagaaaacacgAACTGAAACTTGGAAACATGTATTTACACTCAAACACAACTGCAATTACTAAACACGACTGTTTATTTGATTTACAGATACATATGTGGCCCCTGACGAACACAAGTGACGATGAGGGTACAGCGAGTCCAGAGCAGACGGCACATTTCAGGTAGGCGCAGTCACGGCTCGCACTGCTGGTCCGCAGCACCGAGAAGTCacccggggctgcgggcgccGCCGAGCACTGCCCCTGTCGGCCCCGCGCCCTCGGGCACGTCCCGGAGCCCGGCGGCAGCGGGGAGCGAGGGGCGGGCGGGCAGAGGCCGCGCTCGCCGGCCGCGGCGGAGCCGTCCCTGCCGTCcctcccgtcccgtcccgtcccgtcgcGCCACCCCGGCTCGCCCGGCGCCCGCTGGGGCAAAGTACCGGCGAGCCCGCCCGGCCGCCCTCGGTGCGAAGGGTGCTGCCGTACCTTGCTGAACACCTCCAGGTCGTCTTCCTCATCGTCCAGGGCCAGCACCTCAGCGGCGGCGAGCAGCGGCCCCTGGGCCGTGCCGAGGGCACCCGCAGGGAGCTGCGAGTCGGTCCCGGGCCGTTCCCCGCCGGCGGGGAGCGCCGGCCCCGGTACCCGGCCCtctgtctccatcctgccctGCGAGCGCGGGCGGCGGCCCCGCCACAGCCGCTCCCGCGGGACCGCGGTTGGCGGCTCCCCCGTCCGCCCCGTGCCGCGGCCGGCCCGAGGGCGCGCCCAGTGCGCAGGAGTGGAAGCGGCGGCAGGAGGGCCGCGccgccgggcagggctgggaggcagcggggccgggaggtGTCGAGCCTGCCGGCaggcccgggcagcggggaCTGCGGCTGCGGCCTCTGCGGAGGCGGGACGGGGCGGCTCAACGCCCACAGGCGTGTTCGTGGCGGCGCGGGGGACCCGCCCGGGCTGCCGGGGGGACTGGGCGAGCCGCCCACAGGGCTGCGGCTGGCCGCGGCCGCTGGAAAGTGTGTGCCGTGTCTCGGTCCGGAGAGCTCCGTGCGCTGCCAGGCAACCGCCCGCTCTGCCCCGGGCAgcccccgggccgggcaggggcgTACCCAGGCTCGCTTTCCTGCGCTCTCCGGCTTGGTCTTTCTTCCCTCGTGGCAGGCACTCAGGTGCCGCCGCCGGGACAGCAGGCAGAACCCACGCGTTGCTGCTTTGTCTCTTGCCTCTCgtgcagcttctctgagcagccgCTCTGTCCCTCGTAGCTGGACCCCTTCGCCCTGGGGtcagcagtgtgtcctggtgCTGAGGCCAGGGACTCTTGGGCGTCAGAAATGTGCTCGTGAGAACAAAGTGACAGCACTTACATCAGAAAAGCAGCGGGGAGAGAGAAACCAAATATTTAAAAGCAGCAAagctgtcctttttttttaaaaaagtaaaaccaTTGTGGGATTTGGAAGTTGCCAGTGCCGAACTGAAGTAATGGCCGGCGCTGCTGATTGCAGGAGCCGGGGCcgagcagggaggggaaggcagctctgagctgccccGGCTGCAGCGCTTCCCTGGCAGCGGCCCTGTGCCGTGTGGAACGGGGCTCTCCAGGCGCCGCCTGAGATAGCTGAAGTCAACTTTGTTGTTAATGTAAATTTCAAGAGTCGTGGGCGGGTTCTGAAATTGGCAGATACAACATTGTCTTTGTGTATCTTGATTCCCTTGCTGTCAAATTAGAAAAGGCAAACCCCGTAATCAAACGaaagtattttgaaaagtaTTCCTTCGTGAAACACTGCAGGCAGCTCATGAGGAAATACATTTGATATTTCACGGTTTTCGGCAAAAAAATCTAGTGAATCCCACCTCCATGGCTGCTGAGCGAGTATTCTGGTTGGGTGCTCCAGCAAACACCTTTAATAACTGAGGATCCCCTGTGCCAGAGCACCCTTGTGTTTCTTGAATATTGGCAGATACGCTGGGATGTCTCAGAGGCAACCAAAATTTCTGTGTCTCTGTCAGTTAGCATAGCCAACTGTATTTAAAAAGTGAATCAGTGCAGGTTTATTATAATATCTTGGTGTTTCTTTAGCAAATCCTGTTGGAATCAATGTTGGTGCAAGCACCTGACTGCTTTATTAACTGTTGCCCTTCCACTTGCTGCTATTGAGGATCATGACTATTGGTGGTTAATTATATGTTGTAGAAAATAGTGTTCTAATCTCCTAATCATCTTTCTAATCATTCCGTTTTACTCAGTATCCTTTTGTGTAATAAGAAGAGGTCAAGAGGACATAATGAAGTATCTTTTCTGTTCCATCAACTGTTTCCTGTCACACAATATGGCAATATGTGTGACAATGTCTTCACAGGTATtcctaaatatttctgtatgtTTGGCTTCATTGAAGTTGCCCACCTGGCATCTCACCATCAATTCAAATTGTATTGCCAAGGGCTGTTGAGCTGATGCATAGGTGAATTCCTCAGATTACCAGGAATCTGTTTCTGTCCCCTTCCTTTGGTTAGCAGCAAATTTTTGCAAATAAAAACTGTTAACTTGTTTTTAAAGAATATGACTCCTAGATACAAACCCATGTTATTTTGTTTGGCTataccttttatttttctgccaaaAAACTTCCTTTAAATTTCCTCTACCTTTATATCAGATTCGTGGTGCAGAGaactgaaaaaaggaaaaaggtagAGAATACTGATTTTCAACATCTTCAGCTAGAGTCATGTTTTACAATGTTCTCATTTAAATTatgaattaaaattaataaattatgaGAAAATGTGATATGACATGCACACCTATGCAGAATAGTGCCTTGagactttcaaactgcttttgAATCCCATCAATTAAAACTATGTAATAGTGAGTAGAGAGAGGCTGGATTTTCATAATTTCTTAGACCTCCAAAGGCCGTGCAGATGATCTCTTCCAGAAGTATTTGCTGCTCATGTCTCTGCTTATATACTGCTCTCCCTCAGCAGTAGCCCACATATGCAGATGAAGTGAGAATGCACAGACTTTGCAATGGGTGAAGTGCTCCTGTTCTTCACCAGTCCTACTGCTGCTTCATGAGTGAAGCGCATTAAAACTACCCAGGAATAAATCCATCTTCCACAGGGTGAGAGGTAAACCAGGGTCTATGATATCCATCCCTTGCTGCACACAGGCAAGAATATAATCAGGGCAATAAAATGGCCTACAGCTTTTACCGCTGTAAATTTTCTACTTCTATTGAAATCAGTGGAGCTGGGAAAATTTATCTTAGGTCAGGGATTTGTACCAGCAGTTTCTAGGCATGATTCTTCTTTGCTTGTAACTGGTGTTTCCAGTCACAGCTATGCAAACCTTTCCATTCTGCACTGGTTGTACTTTATGCCTACTATTTTCAATTACTGCTTACCTTTTCATCCTGCAGCTACCAGACTGTGAAAAAGTTTTAGTTGTGTGTATATATCATGGCCTAAAAGGCCTAGGCCTTTTAGGGCAGGGTAGTTGCCAGCCTTTAATATTACAAGTCTTAAGTGACTGTAAACAACCTTGTGGCTTTCTGAGTGTGCCATGGGTGTTAGGGAAACTTCCCAGTCTGGCGGTTCGCAGAGCTCTGACAGTCCCACAGCCCAAAGGTGTCTCAGGGCCAAAGGCTCCCTGCACGCCGGGCGGCTCCGCTGAGGTGAGGGTGCCTCGCTCGAGCACATCTCCCCGCACCGCGACTCTCACACGGTCACACCAGGCTTCCTGACCGGCTCGATCCCGCTTTCCCATAGCAGTCTCAGATACCTCGTTCCATAAAGCAGTTTATTCCTGTGCAGTAGCACAGAAACAGCTCGAGCTGGTGCCCCTGAGGAGAGCACCTACATAAAGAAcctctgggcttctgcagccTCACAGGGGCCCCCTGAGCCAGTCTCGCTCTTCCGCCCGAGCCTTGGGCTCTTGTCCCACTCTCCATGTTCAAGGACTTCGCTGGCGTCACCGGTCTTCATCTCCTTTGTTACCCAAAGAGGCAATTCCAGGCTCCTGCTGTGTCTCCCAGTCTGTTCGCCTGACTAGCATCACCCATCTTCGCGCCCTTGGATATCCCCAAGGTTGGCAGCTCACGGCCTCTTATTCGGGCTCCCACCCGAAGCTTAACCTAGATTTCAATCGCCAGCTTGCGATCCCAGCTACCTGGACCGGACGTATTCCTCAGCACGTATTCCTCAGGCACGTGAGTAGATGATGTCCGAagctctgctccatcccctTTCCTCTTGCATTAATCCTTGCTGTCTGTTCTTGTCACCCATTCACCCAAGCCCGACAGCGGCACCCACGCAGCACGGAGTGCCCCGGGACACTAGTTCCATGCGGGAACTCCTCCGTCCCTGACTCCCCGCCTCCCGCGGCCGCAGCTGCGCGGAGCTGGCCGTGCGCGGGGCGGCGGGACGGGGCTGCCGCGGGCCGCGCTGGGGCTGCCGCCGCCCCCGAGGTTCGCCCCGCAGGAGCCGCATCGAGTCGAGCTCGCTGCCGGGCTCCACTCCCCTGTTCCTGCCTGAGGCACGATACAGCCCGCCGGTGCTTCCCGCCGTCGCTCTCCTTAGACGGGACTGTGCCGGCGTTCCTGCTGCGGGATGAAGAGGATCTTCGGGttcgggaggaggaggaaggaacaGCCGCCGCCCGGCAGCggctcccttccctgctccgCCGGTGCCTACGAGCTTCGGCAGAAGGACCTGGGCAAGCTACACCGCGTGGCCGCCAGCGGCGACCTGGTGCGGCAGGGACTGAggacgggacagggacagggacagggacaggatcGACGGGCGGGACAAGGCGGAGCGCTCTCGGGAGCCCCAGGTGCAGCTGTGGGAGCCCCAGGTGCAGCTGTGGGAgccccaggtgctgctgtgggagcccCAGGTGCAGCTGTGGGAGCCCCGGGCGCTCCCCGGCAGGAGCCGACCGGCAGGAGTGGGAGTGCGGCGCCGCAGCCCAGCGCAGCCCTTGGCTTGGGCTGCCAAACACCCCTTGGACCCAGCCAGCCGTCGCCTTACCGTTTTTGACCCGGCCTCCTCAGTACCCTCATTCCCGGACTCCTGTGTCCTTGCCCAGGAGGTCAGGGGTGGAGGCGAGCTCTTAGCCTGGCAGAGGAGACTTGCAAGAGGAGCCTTGTGGCCATTCTCCATCTAGCCAGGGTTTGAGGTCTGAGTGTAATCACCCCATCTTTATGCACCTCTGAGGGCTCTGCGTGAAGTTCAGGAGTTGAGCCCAAAGGATGCGCTGCCTCAGCTGGGAGCAACTTAAAGAAAGTTGGACACTGCAGTTAGGAAGGATTTATAATGCAAAATAAACATGTTGTGTATTGATGTTGCCTTTTTTGAGTGTGATGTGGCAGCCTAAGCCATAGTGTGGTTTTAAGTGGCAGTCAGTTTTTTGCTCTGATGCTTTGGTACAGCTGATCAGCACCTTGGACTGGAATATCTGGTCAGTGACTTGCAGGAGAAGCTGTGTGGGGGTTAGAGTCAAGCACAGCAAGCACTTAACAGTTCTACTTTAAGGAgaagccctgggctgcagcataGTTCCTGCAGCATAGATCTGTCAATTTTTCCTAATGGAGTAGCTTAAAATAGAAATACGATAGTAAAATCTGGCTAGTAACCCCCTGAGACTGAACCTTAAAATTGTCTTAAAATTGTAGGGAAGCGGTTTGAATTTTAATACCCCTCCCCAAGACAGAAATGGCATTTGTGTGTTCGGGTTAAGTGTTTGAGGTGTGAGCCTCTATTTTTAAATGGCAGTGCTTAGGTGTGTAGCttctgggaaggggctgggtaACAACTTTGTCAGGGAAGATCTTTCCTAGTAGCACAACAAAGGGGGGATTGTTTCTTGGTGACTTTGTGCATTGTGTAACCTTTGTGAGGAGGTTTTGGATAGTGTTTCTGTGGTACCCCCGGTACAGTGGAAAGTCATGGCAAATGCCAAATTTTGGAGCTGCAGGCTGGAGAGACCTTAACTCTGTATGCAGCAGAACTGCAGGATACTTCAGTATCTTCCTGAATGTTACCCAAGCATGTTGGGTATTGCCTGTAGCTTTATTAGCTGTTGTGCATCTTCTgatagaaaggaagaaaagggagcAAAAGGAGATAACATGATGTGTCTGGGTGAGAAGAAATACTTGAATAAAACTTGCTTCTTAGTTTGTCCTCATCAATGAAGCCTGTGTGTTTGGATGTACAAACACTCAAGCATCTCACTTCTTACCTTATTTGTAGATGCCTTTCTAACAGTGGGAGCAGAGCAAGAGGAAGATGCTGAATCTCCCTGGGATTCCGAGGTACTTATTGTGAAGGACACAAGGGTTTCCACTGCAGGAAGTAGAAGTAAGATCCAGAATCACTTGAGAGCTTCCTTTTCATTTGGACACTACTGTTGATAAGGcttatttcctcttttcttccttttgctgtATGTTTGTAACTGGGGGCCCTTGAAATAATTCTGCTCTAGGCCAGCTGCTCGTTTAGGTTTGGGATGAAGTTAGGTTGAGCTAATTGCTTGGGTCACAGCAGCtggctgagtttggtttctagTATAGTCCTGAAACAATGAAGTTCCTTGCTGCTTAAAATATTCTTACCTTTTCACAGAGGCTGGCAGGATTGTTGCTTTTTCACCATGCCGCCCAAGTCTGACCTGGTTAGCTGTTGCCCTTGGGGTCTGCAAGCTCCATGGCTAGCTGCTTCTGAACAGATCCTCTCTACCTTTTGCAGGTGTACTCTGGTCCTCTTTAAAATTATGTTCAGCAGAGGCACTGCACATGCTGGCCTTGTTTgcctttttcattctttctgtcCATGGCAATCAGCAAGGTCTGTAGCTAAGTCCCTCTGGTTCTTCTTTGGAGAAAAATGGACTCTTCCCGTCCCTTTCTTAAAAATACAAGGCTCAAACATTGTTAGTTTCAATGTAATTTTAAGCTCTGCCTTGCTAATCTTTGCTCAATCCAAAGGCTCTTGCAGTTGGGAGCAGCACTGTGTTCATTCACTACCACAGGATATATGGATATATGCCATGGGAGTGTCCATACCAACTTGAATGTCATATACAAGTTCAGTACAAATGCTGGACCACTGCAGACATGTGGCTGTTGGTTCACAACTTGTATCTTGAGTTACCATGTCAATTCTTCTTTGTGGTTGTCCAGGTTTGTCAGCATGGCAGAATAGTGGTATGAATTTTTTGCTTAAGAtctgaaaacaaacacaatTGCTGTGATTTTCCAGTATACTGTGTTTTGATGGATTCTTGCCAAGGGccttaaaaaacatttttgtgtCTAGAATATACTTGATACCGTGCAACATGAATTGGTTTAGCAAGACCTTTTTGTACAGCAATTAGTTGAAAATGCATTTGTACCAATTCTTATTCATGTGTTTTAGGTTACACAGGCGGATTCTGAAATGTCAAGAAAATTGCCATGTggtgtgctgctcccagctgcagagagacatGGAGCATGCTCCCAGTTTGTTTCAGGGGAAAGTGACAATGGTAACTTCCTGGTGGGCTAATGTTTGTCTGTAAGCATTAATAAGCTAAAGTAAACTTTTATCAGTGTCTGTCTTAGAAATGCTGTCACGCTATGAGTGCGAACCGTACCAATGAAGTGCTTATT comes from the Passer domesticus isolate bPasDom1 chromosome 7, bPasDom1.hap1, whole genome shotgun sequence genome and includes:
- the LOC135305512 gene encoding uncharacterized protein LOC135305512; translation: MFKDFAGVTGLHLLCYPKRQFQAPAVSPTCDPSYLDRTYSSARIPQAPRQRHPRSTECPGTLVPCGNSSVPDSPPPAAAAARSWPCAGRRDGAAAGRAGAAAAPEVRPAGAASSRARCRAPLPCSCLRHDTARRCFPPSLSLDGTVPAFLLRDEEDLRVREEEEGTAAARQRLPSLLRRCLRASAEGPGQATPRGRQRRPDAFLTVGAEQEEDAESPWDSEVTQADSEMSRKLPCGVLLPAAERHGACSQFVSGESDNGLLEKPNKTQLKTPISALEINEMSPENKQQKSDLLQEFDLEDVEDIEETRRSRKDAGPLHGCSRASSGWSCDVWGGSEEKLLAACRGDHGTPRPAQEDLYYFEEIYICPVDSVGRSYSSL